In Bos taurus isolate L1 Dominette 01449 registration number 42190680 breed Hereford chromosome 11, ARS-UCD2.0, whole genome shotgun sequence, one DNA window encodes the following:
- the ASTL gene encoding astacin-like metalloendopeptidase: protein MLLEVSSQGSQEDLPRMLGRTPLTPRALVLRNHCAFVPASGPGFIVGAPSASHCAGACETRFSEDLTPEETQTSWDKDIPAINQGLIPEESPESSFLLEGDILRPSPFRLFSATSSKWPKNGGVVEVPFLLSSKYDKPSRQVILEAFAEFERFTCIRFVAYDGQRDFISIIPMSGCFSSIGRSGGMQVVSLGPSCLQRGPGIVLHELMHVLGFWHEHSRADRDHYIRVNWNEILPGFEMNFIKSRSSNMLVPYDYSSVMHYGRLAFSRRGLPTITPLWAPSVHIGQRWNLSNSDIARVLRFYDCSPSGHEPSGKGLQTPGSGRSPTPGSRSQLQQLLKALLEESRRSDPRGFGAEDQHAAARSEESLRAWKPSALRNSEVKASADPAPSAPSFLPEAKAWGSLS, encoded by the exons ATGCTCCTAGAAGTCAGCTCGCAGGGGTCCCAGGAGGACCTCCCGAGGATGCTGGGG CGCACTCCCCTCACCCCACGAGCTCTTGTCCTGCGTAACCATTGTGCATTTGTACCTGCGTCTGGGCCAGGCTTCATCGTAGGAGCACCCTCAGCCTCTCACTGCGCTGGAGCCTGTGAGACCAGATTCTCAGAAGACCTCACCCCTGAGGAGACCCAGACATCTTGGGACAAGGACATCCCTGCAATAAACCAAG GGCTGATTCCAGAGGAGTCCCCAGAGAGCAGCTTCCTCCTTGAGGGGGACATCCTCCGGCCG AGTCCCTTCCGGCTGTTCTCGGCGACCAGCAGCAAGTGGCCTAAGAATGGCGGTGTTGTGGAGGTCCCCTTCCTGCTCTCCAGCAAATACG ATAAGCCTAGCCGCCAAGTCATCCTGGAGGCATTTGCCGAGTTTGAACGCTTCACGTGCATCAGGTTTGTTGCCTACGATGGCCAGAGGGACTTCATTTCCATCATCCCCATGTCTGG GTGCTTCTCGAGCATTGGCCGCAGCGGAGGGATGCAGGTGGTATCTCTAGGGCCCAGCTGTCTCCAGAGGGGCCCGGGCATCGTCCTGCATGAGCTTATGCACGTGCTGGGCTTCTGGCATGAGCACTCGCGGGCCGACCGGGACCACTACATCCGTGTGAACTGGAATGAGATCCTCCCAG GTTTTGAAATGAACTTCATCAAATCTCGGAGCAGCAACATGCTGGTGCCCTATGACTACTCTTCAGTGATGCACTATGGGAG GCTCGCCTTCAGCCGGCGCGGGCTGCCCACCATCACTCCACTCTGGGCCCCCAGTGTCCACATTGGCCAGCGATGGAACCTCAGCAACTCGGACATTGCACGGGTCCTCAGGTTTTATGACTGCAGCCCAAGTGGCCACGAGCCCagtgggaaag GGCTCCAGACCCCCGGGAGTGGTAGGAGCCCCACTCCTGGCTCTAGGTCACAGCTGCAGCAGCTTCTGAAGGCACTGTTGGAGGAATCCAGGAGATCTGACCCCAGAGGCTTCGGGGCAGAAGACCAACATGCTGCTGCCAGGTCTGAAGAGAGCCTTCGTGCATGGAAGCCCTCCGCCCTGAGGAATTCCGAAGTGAAGGCCTCTGCCGACCCTGCCCCGTCAGCCCCCAGCTTCCTCCCTGAGGCCAAGGCCTGGGGCAGTCTTTCCTGA
- the DUSP2 gene encoding dual specificity protein phosphatase 2 yields MGLEAARELDCAALGALLREPREAERTLVLDCRPFLAFCRRHVRAARPVPWNALLRRRARGPPAAALACLLPDRALRARLARGELARAVVLDEGSASVADLPPDGPAHALLAALLHETRAGPTAVCFLPGGFDRFQACCPDLCSESPVPAMTPDNNDNSRSDSRAPSYDQGGPVEILPYLYLGSCSHSSDLQGLRACGITAVLNVSASCPNHFEGLLRYKSIPVEDNQMVEISAWFPEAIGFIDSVKNSGGRVLVHCQAGISRSATICLAYLIQSRRVRLDEAFDFVKQRRGVISPNFSFMGQLLQFETQVLCH; encoded by the exons ATGGGGCTGGAGGCGGCGCGAGAGCTGGACTGCGCGGCGCTGGGCGCGCTGCTGCGGGAGCCTCGGGAGGCTGAGCGCACGCTGGTGCTCGACTGCCGTCCCTTCCTGGCCTTCTGCCGCCGCCACGTGCGCGCCGCGCGCCCTGTCCCCTGGAACGCGCTGCTGCGCCGCCGCGCGCGGggcccgcccgccgccgccctCGCCTGCCTGCTGCCAGACCGCGCACTACGGGCGCGCCTGGCCCGCGGGGAGCTGGCGCGGGCCGTGGTGCTGGACGAGGGCAGCGCCTCGGTGGCGGACCTCCCGCCTGACGGCCCGGCCCACGCGCTGCTCGCCGCGCTCCTGCACGAGACCCGCGCGGGACCCACCGCCGTGTGCTTCCTGCCAG GAGGCTTCGATCGCTTTCAAGCCTGCTGCCCCGATCTGTGCTCTGAGTCCCCGGTCCCCGCGATGACGCCTGACAACAACGACAACAGCCGATCGGACTCCAGGGCTCCCTCTTATGACCAG GGCGGCCCCGTGGAGATCTTGCCCTACCTGTACCTGGGCAGCTGCAGCCACTCGTCAGACCTGCAGGGGCTGCGGGCTTGCGGCATCACCGCCGTGCTCAACGTCTCGGCCAGCTGCCCCAACCACTTTGAGGGCCTCCTGCGCTACAAGAGCATCCCTGTGGAGGACAATCAGATGGTGGAGATCAGTGCCTGGTTCCCAGAGGCCATTGGCTTCATTG ACTCAGTGAAGAACAGTGGGGGTCGCGTGCTGGTGCACTGCCAGGCGGGCATCTCGCGCTCCGCCACCATCTGCCTGGCGTACCTGATACAGAGTCGCCGCGTGCGGCTGGATGAGGCCTTTGACTTTGTGAAGCAACGCCGGGGAGTCATTTCCCCCAACTTCAGTTTCATGGGGCAGCTGCTGCAGTTTGAGACTCAGGTGCTCTGTCACTGA